In a single window of the Flavivirga spongiicola genome:
- a CDS encoding glycoside hydrolase family 2 TIM barrel-domain containing protein, with amino-acid sequence MNCKVILSHFFFILILFSCHENHNSIPADLYNPLILSKNTLEPRATLFSYESEALALLDQKENSKRYMSLNGTWKFHYAESPNQVVNGITEANYPLDNLENISVPGNWEAQGFGIPYYLDEEYPFKPNPPYTPVDNPVGTYKHKFTLANNWNTEGRTILYFGSVRSAMYLWVNGKEVGFAKGSKVPIEFDVTDYLNKGENDLTVIVYRWCDGSYLEGQDTWRISGIERNVYLYNVPKVQISDVFAKASLDENYENGMLDVSVDIKNNQHESTNLKLEISLTDSNEMTIWNKIIDKPNISKNETISFKEFIEKPLQWSAEIPNLYKLIIKSVLEEKINEVIKIDVGFRNVEIKDKQLLVNGKPIYIKGVNRSEWDPYFGRYVTKASMMKDIELMKQNNINAVRTSHYPNDEYWYELCNKYGLYVIDETNIEAHGMFFHEDGYEGLTNNDDWTDAFMDRTYRMVERDKNHPSIIVWSMGNETGDGNNFVSIYNWIKEKDATRPVQYQEALYEDHTDIVVPMYKNVDFISDFAQKNDDRPLILCEYAHAMGNSLGNLQDYWDTIENYKNLQGGFIWDWVDQTFARKNKNGIPIWASGGDMGDPRKMNDSTFCANGLLYADRTPYPYLKEVKHVYRNIKIKPKNVAQGKFMMHNNFFFTNTENLKVDYEVLKEGVNIYEGTVKEINIASGDSIDFTIPISNLKYDEQLDYCINFTVRQKAENTLIPANHIISRDQIILRKGVKKSVKESLVGLDKSSIASNENQLTIKTNQWHIVFDKKNGYLIEISDDKDNFLESPLQPNFWRAPTDNDLGNGLQKRTEIWKKITSKLKLKSIDHNFVNNKLRVTTEHYYDTVFEQTTVYDIDSQGKINVSIEMESDKSLSEIPRIGMRGTFIGNLNNVEWYGRGPEENYWDRKTASFIGKYHDEVEKMNTKYIRPQENGNRSDVSWFLLKNAEGKGLKFESELGFNFSVFPFLYEELSYYSQETNKHGSEILSSNIISLNIDHLQMGVGGDNTWGAKTHEKYTIRPDKFVYAFAIQPFKSNGDF; translated from the coding sequence ATGAATTGCAAAGTTATACTCTCACATTTCTTTTTTATATTGATACTATTTTCATGTCATGAGAATCATAATTCAATACCAGCAGATCTTTATAACCCACTTATTTTATCAAAGAATACATTGGAGCCTAGAGCGACTTTGTTTTCTTATGAAAGTGAAGCATTAGCACTTCTGGATCAAAAAGAAAATTCTAAAAGATATATGTCTTTAAATGGCACTTGGAAATTTCATTATGCCGAATCACCTAATCAAGTTGTTAATGGGATCACCGAAGCAAATTACCCATTAGATAATCTAGAAAACATTTCTGTTCCGGGCAATTGGGAAGCTCAAGGGTTTGGTATTCCATATTATTTAGACGAAGAATATCCTTTTAAGCCAAATCCGCCGTATACACCTGTAGATAACCCAGTAGGAACTTATAAACACAAATTTACATTAGCAAATAATTGGAATACAGAGGGAAGAACGATTTTGTATTTTGGATCCGTTCGATCTGCCATGTATTTATGGGTTAATGGAAAAGAGGTGGGATTTGCAAAAGGAAGTAAGGTTCCAATAGAATTCGATGTTACAGACTATCTTAATAAAGGAGAAAATGACCTTACAGTAATCGTTTATAGATGGTGTGATGGTTCATATTTAGAAGGGCAAGATACTTGGCGAATTAGTGGGATTGAAAGAAATGTTTATTTATATAATGTTCCAAAGGTTCAAATATCTGATGTTTTTGCAAAAGCATCATTAGATGAAAATTATGAAAATGGTATGTTAGATGTATCTGTTGATATAAAAAATAACCAGCATGAAAGTACGAACTTGAAATTAGAAATAAGTCTTACAGATAGTAATGAAATGACTATTTGGAATAAAATTATTGATAAGCCAAATATTTCAAAAAACGAAACTATTTCTTTTAAGGAATTCATAGAAAAACCGCTACAATGGTCTGCTGAGATTCCAAATCTGTATAAACTAATAATAAAAAGTGTTTTAGAAGAAAAAATAAACGAAGTCATAAAAATAGATGTTGGTTTTCGTAATGTTGAAATAAAAGACAAACAACTATTAGTTAATGGGAAACCTATTTACATAAAAGGGGTTAATAGGAGTGAATGGGACCCTTATTTTGGTAGATATGTCACAAAAGCATCCATGATGAAAGATATTGAACTCATGAAGCAAAACAATATTAATGCAGTTCGTACGAGTCATTATCCTAATGATGAATATTGGTATGAGTTGTGTAATAAATATGGGCTTTATGTCATTGATGAGACTAATATTGAAGCTCACGGTATGTTTTTTCATGAGGATGGTTATGAAGGTTTAACTAATAATGATGATTGGACTGATGCTTTTATGGATAGAACCTATAGAATGGTTGAACGAGACAAAAATCATCCTAGTATCATTGTTTGGTCTATGGGAAATGAAACCGGTGATGGTAATAACTTTGTATCTATTTATAATTGGATAAAGGAAAAGGATGCAACAAGGCCAGTACAATACCAGGAAGCTTTGTATGAAGATCATACCGATATAGTTGTTCCTATGTACAAAAATGTTGACTTTATTTCTGACTTTGCTCAAAAGAATGATGATAGACCATTAATTTTATGTGAATATGCTCATGCCATGGGAAATAGCCTTGGAAATCTTCAAGATTATTGGGATACTATAGAAAACTATAAAAACCTTCAAGGGGGATTCATTTGGGATTGGGTGGATCAAACATTTGCAAGAAAAAATAAAAACGGTATTCCTATTTGGGCATCTGGAGGTGACATGGGAGATCCTAGAAAAATGAATGATTCTACATTCTGCGCAAATGGCTTGCTATATGCAGATAGAACACCGTACCCTTATCTAAAGGAAGTGAAACACGTATATAGAAATATAAAAATAAAGCCTAAAAATGTTGCTCAAGGCAAATTTATGATGCATAACAATTTCTTTTTTACAAACACCGAAAATCTTAAAGTTGACTATGAGGTATTAAAAGAAGGTGTGAATATTTATGAAGGTACAGTTAAAGAAATTAATATTGCCTCTGGAGATTCCATTGATTTTACAATTCCTATATCAAATTTAAAATATGATGAGCAGTTAGACTATTGTATAAATTTTACAGTACGTCAAAAAGCTGAAAACACATTAATACCTGCTAATCATATAATTTCCAGAGACCAAATAATTTTAAGAAAAGGTGTTAAAAAATCAGTTAAAGAATCATTAGTAGGTTTAGATAAAAGTAGTATTGCAAGCAATGAAAATCAATTAACAATTAAAACGAATCAATGGCATATCGTTTTTGATAAGAAAAATGGGTATTTAATTGAAATTTCAGATGATAAAGATAATTTTCTGGAATCTCCACTTCAGCCTAATTTTTGGAGAGCACCAACAGATAATGATTTAGGCAACGGGCTGCAAAAAAGAACTGAAATTTGGAAAAAAATAACATCTAAACTTAAACTTAAAAGTATCGATCATAACTTTGTAAATAATAAATTAAGAGTTACTACAGAGCATTATTATGATACTGTTTTTGAACAAACAACAGTCTATGATATTGATTCACAGGGAAAAATAAATGTTTCTATAGAAATGGAATCTGATAAAAGTTTATCAGAAATACCAAGGATTGGTATGCGAGGAACATTTATTGGGAATCTCAATAATGTAGAATGGTATGGTCGTGGACCAGAGGAGAATTACTGGGATAGAAAAACGGCATCATTTATAGGTAAATATCATGATGAAGTTGAAAAAATGAACACAAAATATATAAGACCACAAGAAAATGGAAACAGATCAGACGTCAGTTGGTTCTTATTAAAAAACGCTGAAGGAAAAGGATTGAAATTTGAAAGTGAATTAGGTTTTAACTTTAGTGTTTTTCCTTTCTTATATGAAGAATTATCATATTATTCTCAAGAGACAAATAAACATGGTTCAGAGATTTTGTCAAGTAATATCATATCTCTAAACATAGATCATTTACAAATGGGTGTAGGGGGAGATAATACTTGGGGCGCAAAAACACATGAGAAATACACCATTCGCCCAGATAAATTTGTGTATGCTTTTGCAATTCAACCGTTTAAATCAAATGGTGATTTTTAA